A stretch of the Acanthochromis polyacanthus isolate Apoly-LR-REF ecotype Palm Island chromosome 22, KAUST_Apoly_ChrSc, whole genome shotgun sequence genome encodes the following:
- the mcf2la gene encoding guanine nucleotide exchange factor DBS isoform X5, translating into MKVVMLSSVTELHAYIDPGQLTTELGGTQEYCHESWISHRTAIEAFALMVKTTAQTLQAFGTELAETELPNDAEATTNLLHVHTLKKDKMKEDLQVALSQGGRLLECINEPLQTDPEYSMMHDELENLATVQRLLGQLDETETAFDDFWERHHTKLEQCLQLRHFEQHFREVRAQLDVTSERLSDFSEVSVSPAHAEHVLRELSGHEDKACDVLDLALSLASEGDRLIENSHYAEDSIRPKCSELRGVCEEISSTLRSKKGLLLRALELHHALEKASRWCEDGIFLLASQPVDRCQSQDGAEAALHELEQYLDTAALHTLADRSAICCQYEAVFNPQLRDQVEKVFQKQSSVQEMFEKRRVSLKKLAAKQTRPVQPVAPRPEVKSPQSSPNQERKERRYSADNVICKKVESPLHNGGTRHASLSEEEENLAVLRRHVMNELLETERAYVEELLCVLEGYAAEMDNPAMAHLIPSNLHSKKDVLFGNMSEIYQFHKRTFLKELEAYTDCPELVGRCFLERMKDLQIYEAYCQNKPRSESLWRQCSDCAFFQECQKKLEHKLGLDSYLLKPVQRITKYQLLLKELLKYSKGCDGCDDLQEALSSILGILKAVNDSMHLIAITGYEGNLSELGRLLMQGSFSVWTEHKKGHAKVKDLARFKPMQRHLFLHEKALLFCKRREENGEGYEKAPSYSFKHSLSMSAVGITENAKGDNKKFEIWCNSREEVFIVQAPTPEIKTAWVNEIRKVLTQQLKACRDASQQKSSDSPVHTSNNSSISLSPFRSSNQKNQRKQEEKKAEPSPTSDVSSSSPKHKDEAVTSPTTDRSSVAKKRFTLQGFSNLKSPKGSALSPEHSSKRHLVKSDPTPFGFKGWNKASLSVDASEENDGYSSGEDPMNSDTEDEVGKKLVPGKYTVVADCEKAGPQELSVKSGDVVQLIREGEEGQWFVKNLRSSKEGWVAAANLLSLISESKSSQSLSSSDGSVSGNLSTSSSCSETYTSYSDIKP; encoded by the exons ATGAAG GTGGTGATGCTGAGTTCGGTGACTGAGCTCCATGCGTATATTGACCCTGGACAACTGACCACGGAGCTGGGAGGCACACAGGAATATTGCCATGAAAGCTGGATCTCACACCGCACC GCCATCGAGGCGTTCGCCCTTATGGTGAAGACCACGGCTCAGACGCTGCAGGCGTTCGGCACTGAGCTGGCAGAGACGGAGTTACCCAACGATGCCGAGGCCACCACCAACCTGCTGCACGTACACACCctgaagaaagacaaaatgaag GAGGACCTGCAGGTGGCGCTGTCTCAAGGAGGACGCTTACTGGAGTGTATTAACGAGCCTCTGCAGACTGACCCTGAATACAGCATGATGCATGATGAACTGGAGAACTTGGCTACCGTACAGAG ACTCCTTGGTCAGCTGGATGAAACAGAAACGGCCTTCGATGATTTCTGGGAGCGTCACCATACTAAGCTGGAGCAGTGTTTGCAGCTGCGTCATTTTGAGCAGCACTTCCGTGAA GTGCGCGCCCAGCTTGACGTGACGTCTGAGCGGCTGTCGGATTTCTCGGAGGTCAGCGTAAGCCCCGCCCACGCAGAGCACGTCCTCAGAGAGCTCAGCGGCCACGAGGACAAAGCCTGT GACGTGCTGGACCTGGCTCTGTCTCTGGCCAGCGAAGGCGACCGGCTGATCGAAAACTCCCACTACGCCGAGGACTCCATCAGGCCCAAGTGCAGCGAGCTGAGAGGAGTGTGTGAGGAGATCAGCTCCACCCTGAGGAGCAAGAAGGGCCTCCTGCTCAGAGCTCTGGAGCTCCACCACGCTCTGGAGAAG GCGTCGCGGTGGTGTGAGGACGGCATCTTCCTGCTGGCCAGCCAGCCGGTGGACCGTTGCCAGTCTCAGGACGGAGCTGAAGCGGCTCTGCATGAACTGGAGCAATACCTGGACACGGCGGCGCTGCACACCCTCGCCGACCGCAGCGCCATCTGCTGCCAGTACGAGGCGGTGTTCAACCCTCAGCTCAGG GACCAGGTGGAGAAAGTTTTCCAGAAGCAAAGCTCTGTCCAGGAGATGTTTGAGAAAAGACGCGTCAGCCTGAAGAAACTCGCCGCCAAACAGACAAGACCGGTCCAGCCAGTCGCTCCGAGACCTGAAGTCAAGTCTCCACAATCATCTCCCA ATCaagagagaaaggaaaggagataCTCTGCAGATAATGTAATCTGCAAAAAG GTGGAGTCTCCCCTACATAACGGTGGCACGAGACACGCTTCGctttcagaagaagaagaaaacctgGCAGTTCTGAGGCG tcatgTCATGAATGAGCTGCTGGAAACGGAGCGAGCGTacgtggaggagctgctgtgtgtgctgGAG GGCTACGCAGCAGAGATGGACAACCCCGCCATGGCTCACCTCATCCCCAGCAACCTGCACAGCAAGAAGGACGTTCTGTTCGGCAACATGTCCGAAATCTACCAGTTTCACAAGAG GACATTTCTAAAGGAACTTGAAGCGTACACTGACTGCCCAGAACTGGTGGGACGCTGCTTTTTAGAAAGG ATGAAGGACCTGCAGATCTACGAGGCGTACTGCCAGAACAAACCTCGCTCTGAGAGCTTGTGGAGACAGTGCTCGGACTGTGCCTTCTTCCAG GAGTGCCAGAAGAAGCTGGAGCATAAACTTGGTTTGGACTCCTACCTCCTAAAACCCGTCCAGAGAATCACCAAGTACCAGCTACTGCTAAAG GAGTTGCTGAAGTACAGTAAAGGCTGTGATGGTTGTGATGACCTCCAGGAAGCTCTCTCCTCCATCCTGGGTATCCTGAAAGCTGTAAACGACTCCATGCATCTCATTGCCATCACAGGATACGAG gGGAACCTGTCCGAGCTGGGTCGTCTGCTGATGCAGGGCTCCTTCAGCGTGTGGACGGAACATAAGAAAGGTCACGCCAAGGTCAAGGACCTGGCCAGGTTTAAGCCCATGCAGAGGCACCTATTCTTGCACGAGAAGGCCCTGCTCTTCTgcaagaggagggaggagaacgGGGAAGGCTACGAGAAAGCTCCGTCGTACAGCTTCAAACATTCCCTCAGC ATGAGTGCGGTGGGCATCACAGAGAACGCCAAAGGAGACAACAAGAAGTTTGAGATTTGGTGTAACTCCAGAGAAGAAGTTTTTATCGTCCAG GCTCCAACACCTGAGATTAAAACAGCGTGGGTGAACGAGATCCGCAAAGTTCTGACCCAGCAGCTCAAAGCCTGCAGAG ACGCCAGCCAGCAGAAAAGCTCCGACTCCCCGGTTCACACCAGCAACAACAGCTCCATCTCCCTCAG ccCGTTTCGTAGCAGCAATCAGAAGAACCAGAggaagcaggaggagaagaaggcaGAGCCGAGTCCCACCTCCGATGTCTCCTCGTCCTCGCCCAAACACAAAG ATGAAGCGGTGACCAGTCCCACCACTGACAGGTCCTCAGTGGCTAAAAAGCGTTTTACTTTACAGGGCTTCAGCAATCTCAAGAGTCCCAAAG GCTCAGCTCTGAGCCCTGAGCACAGCTCCAAACGCCACTTGGTCAAGAGTGACCCAACGCCGTTTGGGTTTAAAG GCTGGAACAAGGCGTCTCTCTCCGTGGATGCCTCAGAAGAGAACGACGGATACTCCAGCGGCGAGGATCCCATGAACTCCGACACCGAGGATGAAGTCGGGAAGAAGCTG GTTCCAGGAAAGTACACAGTGGTGGCGGACTGCGAGAAGGCGGGACCTCAAGAGCTGTCCGTCAAGAGCGGAGACGTGGTTCAGCTAAtcagagaaggagaggagggacAGTG GTTTGTGAAGAACCTCCGCAGCAGTAAGGAAGGCTGGGTGGCAGCAGCAAACCTCCTCAGCCTCATCTCAGAGTCCAAGTCGTCGCAATCACTCAGCAGCTCAG ATGGCAGCGTCTCTGGGAACCTCAGCACTTCTTCCAGCTGCAGTGAGACCTACACCAGCTACTCCGACATCAAACCCTGA
- the mcf2la gene encoding guanine nucleotide exchange factor DBS isoform X2: MEVVGEEEENGQTDGMKECTGNEERGGERFVCIPLEEMESFYRYNRCCLQMYYDIVQKDGPLCAAEIGSELQKQFAILPGGRGMNGSPVIVFPEFPEFGELEEDEVQSVLSYLTSVPSVAASGVGFILVIDRRLDRWAAVRATLHRIAGSFPGNLHLVLVLRPSALFQRTLSDFLFKFNKDEFKMKVVMLSSVTELHAYIDPGQLTTELGGTQEYCHESWISHRTAIEAFALMVKTTAQTLQAFGTELAETELPNDAEATTNLLHVHTLKKDKMKEDLQVALSQGGRLLECINEPLQTDPEYSMMHDELENLATVQRLLGQLDETETAFDDFWERHHTKLEQCLQLRHFEQHFREVRAQLDVTSERLSDFSEVSVSPAHAEHVLRELSGHEDKACDVLDLALSLASEGDRLIENSHYAEDSIRPKCSELRGVCEEISSTLRSKKGLLLRALELHHALEKASRWCEDGIFLLASQPVDRCQSQDGAEAALHELEQYLDTAALHTLADRSAICCQYEAVFNPQLRDQVEKVFQKQSSVQEMFEKRRVSLKKLAAKQTRPVQPVAPRPEVKSPQSSPNQERKERRYSADNVICKKVESPLHNGGTRHASLSEEEENLAVLRRHVMNELLETERAYVEELLCVLEGYAAEMDNPAMAHLIPSNLHSKKDVLFGNMSEIYQFHKRTFLKELEAYTDCPELVGRCFLERMKDLQIYEAYCQNKPRSESLWRQCSDCAFFQECQKKLEHKLGLDSYLLKPVQRITKYQLLLKELLKYSKGCDGCDDLQEALSSILGILKAVNDSMHLIAITGYEGNLSELGRLLMQGSFSVWTEHKKGHAKVKDLARFKPMQRHLFLHEKALLFCKRREENGEGYEKAPSYSFKHSLSMSAVGITENAKGDNKKFEIWCNSREEVFIVQAPTPEIKTAWVNEIRKVLTQQLKACRDASQQKSSDSPVHTSNNSSISLSPFRSSNQKNQRKQEEKKAEPSPTSDVSSSSPKHKDEAVTSPTTDRSSVAKKRFTLQGFSNLKSPKGWNKASLSVDASEENDGYSSGEDPMNSDTEDEVGKKLVPGKYTVVADCEKAGPQELSVKSGDVVQLIREGEEGQWFVKNLRSSKEGWVAAANLLSLISESKSSQSLSSSDGSVSGNLSTSSSCSETYTSYSDIKP; the protein is encoded by the exons ATGACATTGTGCAGAAGGACGGTCCTCTGTGTGCAGCAGAAATCGGCTCTGAACTCCAGAAACAGTTTGCCATTCTGCCAG GGGGCCGCGGGATGAACGGCAGCCCCGTCATCGTCTTCCCAGAATTCCCGGAGTTCGGCGAGCTGGAGGAGGACGAGGTTCAAAGCGTCCTCAGCTACCTCACCAGCGTCCCCAG CGTTGCAGCATCAGGAGTGGGCTTCATCCTGGTCATCGACAGACGGCTGGACCGATGGGCCGCCGTCAGGGCCACCCTGCACCGCATCGCA GGTTCATTTCCGGGGAACTTACACTTGGTTCTGGTGCTGCGTCCCTCTGCTTTGTTCCAGCGGACTCTGTCGGACTTCCTGTTCAAGTTCAACAAGGATGAGTTCAAGATGAAG GTGGTGATGCTGAGTTCGGTGACTGAGCTCCATGCGTATATTGACCCTGGACAACTGACCACGGAGCTGGGAGGCACACAGGAATATTGCCATGAAAGCTGGATCTCACACCGCACC GCCATCGAGGCGTTCGCCCTTATGGTGAAGACCACGGCTCAGACGCTGCAGGCGTTCGGCACTGAGCTGGCAGAGACGGAGTTACCCAACGATGCCGAGGCCACCACCAACCTGCTGCACGTACACACCctgaagaaagacaaaatgaag GAGGACCTGCAGGTGGCGCTGTCTCAAGGAGGACGCTTACTGGAGTGTATTAACGAGCCTCTGCAGACTGACCCTGAATACAGCATGATGCATGATGAACTGGAGAACTTGGCTACCGTACAGAG ACTCCTTGGTCAGCTGGATGAAACAGAAACGGCCTTCGATGATTTCTGGGAGCGTCACCATACTAAGCTGGAGCAGTGTTTGCAGCTGCGTCATTTTGAGCAGCACTTCCGTGAA GTGCGCGCCCAGCTTGACGTGACGTCTGAGCGGCTGTCGGATTTCTCGGAGGTCAGCGTAAGCCCCGCCCACGCAGAGCACGTCCTCAGAGAGCTCAGCGGCCACGAGGACAAAGCCTGT GACGTGCTGGACCTGGCTCTGTCTCTGGCCAGCGAAGGCGACCGGCTGATCGAAAACTCCCACTACGCCGAGGACTCCATCAGGCCCAAGTGCAGCGAGCTGAGAGGAGTGTGTGAGGAGATCAGCTCCACCCTGAGGAGCAAGAAGGGCCTCCTGCTCAGAGCTCTGGAGCTCCACCACGCTCTGGAGAAG GCGTCGCGGTGGTGTGAGGACGGCATCTTCCTGCTGGCCAGCCAGCCGGTGGACCGTTGCCAGTCTCAGGACGGAGCTGAAGCGGCTCTGCATGAACTGGAGCAATACCTGGACACGGCGGCGCTGCACACCCTCGCCGACCGCAGCGCCATCTGCTGCCAGTACGAGGCGGTGTTCAACCCTCAGCTCAGG GACCAGGTGGAGAAAGTTTTCCAGAAGCAAAGCTCTGTCCAGGAGATGTTTGAGAAAAGACGCGTCAGCCTGAAGAAACTCGCCGCCAAACAGACAAGACCGGTCCAGCCAGTCGCTCCGAGACCTGAAGTCAAGTCTCCACAATCATCTCCCA ATCaagagagaaaggaaaggagataCTCTGCAGATAATGTAATCTGCAAAAAG GTGGAGTCTCCCCTACATAACGGTGGCACGAGACACGCTTCGctttcagaagaagaagaaaacctgGCAGTTCTGAGGCG tcatgTCATGAATGAGCTGCTGGAAACGGAGCGAGCGTacgtggaggagctgctgtgtgtgctgGAG GGCTACGCAGCAGAGATGGACAACCCCGCCATGGCTCACCTCATCCCCAGCAACCTGCACAGCAAGAAGGACGTTCTGTTCGGCAACATGTCCGAAATCTACCAGTTTCACAAGAG GACATTTCTAAAGGAACTTGAAGCGTACACTGACTGCCCAGAACTGGTGGGACGCTGCTTTTTAGAAAGG ATGAAGGACCTGCAGATCTACGAGGCGTACTGCCAGAACAAACCTCGCTCTGAGAGCTTGTGGAGACAGTGCTCGGACTGTGCCTTCTTCCAG GAGTGCCAGAAGAAGCTGGAGCATAAACTTGGTTTGGACTCCTACCTCCTAAAACCCGTCCAGAGAATCACCAAGTACCAGCTACTGCTAAAG GAGTTGCTGAAGTACAGTAAAGGCTGTGATGGTTGTGATGACCTCCAGGAAGCTCTCTCCTCCATCCTGGGTATCCTGAAAGCTGTAAACGACTCCATGCATCTCATTGCCATCACAGGATACGAG gGGAACCTGTCCGAGCTGGGTCGTCTGCTGATGCAGGGCTCCTTCAGCGTGTGGACGGAACATAAGAAAGGTCACGCCAAGGTCAAGGACCTGGCCAGGTTTAAGCCCATGCAGAGGCACCTATTCTTGCACGAGAAGGCCCTGCTCTTCTgcaagaggagggaggagaacgGGGAAGGCTACGAGAAAGCTCCGTCGTACAGCTTCAAACATTCCCTCAGC ATGAGTGCGGTGGGCATCACAGAGAACGCCAAAGGAGACAACAAGAAGTTTGAGATTTGGTGTAACTCCAGAGAAGAAGTTTTTATCGTCCAG GCTCCAACACCTGAGATTAAAACAGCGTGGGTGAACGAGATCCGCAAAGTTCTGACCCAGCAGCTCAAAGCCTGCAGAG ACGCCAGCCAGCAGAAAAGCTCCGACTCCCCGGTTCACACCAGCAACAACAGCTCCATCTCCCTCAG ccCGTTTCGTAGCAGCAATCAGAAGAACCAGAggaagcaggaggagaagaaggcaGAGCCGAGTCCCACCTCCGATGTCTCCTCGTCCTCGCCCAAACACAAAG ATGAAGCGGTGACCAGTCCCACCACTGACAGGTCCTCAGTGGCTAAAAAGCGTTTTACTTTACAGGGCTTCAGCAATCTCAAGAGTCCCAAAG GCTGGAACAAGGCGTCTCTCTCCGTGGATGCCTCAGAAGAGAACGACGGATACTCCAGCGGCGAGGATCCCATGAACTCCGACACCGAGGATGAAGTCGGGAAGAAGCTG GTTCCAGGAAAGTACACAGTGGTGGCGGACTGCGAGAAGGCGGGACCTCAAGAGCTGTCCGTCAAGAGCGGAGACGTGGTTCAGCTAAtcagagaaggagaggagggacAGTG GTTTGTGAAGAACCTCCGCAGCAGTAAGGAAGGCTGGGTGGCAGCAGCAAACCTCCTCAGCCTCATCTCAGAGTCCAAGTCGTCGCAATCACTCAGCAGCTCAG ATGGCAGCGTCTCTGGGAACCTCAGCACTTCTTCCAGCTGCAGTGAGACCTACACCAGCTACTCCGACATCAAACCCTGA
- the mcf2la gene encoding guanine nucleotide exchange factor DBS isoform X4, with protein sequence MEVVGEEEENGQTDGMKECTGNEERGGERFVCIPLEEMESFYRYNRCCLQMYYDIVQKDGPLCAAEIGSELQKQFAILPGGRGMNGSPVIVFPEFPEFGELEEDEVQSVLSYLTSVPSVAASGVGFILVIDRRLDRWAAVRATLHRIAGSFPGNLHLVLVLRPSALFQRTLSDFLFKFNKDEFKMKVVMLSSVTELHAYIDPGQLTTELGGTQEYCHESWISHRTAIEAFALMVKTTAQTLQAFGTELAETELPNDAEATTNLLHVHTLKKDKMKEDLQVALSQGGRLLECINEPLQTDPEYSMMHDELENLATVQRLLGQLDETETAFDDFWERHHTKLEQCLQLRHFEQHFREVRAQLDVTSERLSDFSEVSVSPAHAEHVLRELSGHEDKACDVLDLALSLASEGDRLIENSHYAEDSIRPKCSELRGVCEEISSTLRSKKGLLLRALELHHALEKASRWCEDGIFLLASQPVDRCQSQDGAEAALHELEQYLDTAALHTLADRSAICCQYEAVFNPQLRDQVEKVFQKQSSVQEMFEKRRVSLKKLAAKQTRPVQPVAPRPEVKSPQSSPNQERKERRYSADNVICKKVESPLHNGGTRHASLSEEEENLAVLRRHVMNELLETERAYVEELLCVLEGYAAEMDNPAMAHLIPSNLHSKKDVLFGNMSEIYQFHKRTFLKELEAYTDCPELVGRCFLERMKDLQIYEAYCQNKPRSESLWRQCSDCAFFQECQKKLEHKLGLDSYLLKPVQRITKYQLLLKELLKYSKGCDGCDDLQEALSSILGILKAVNDSMHLIAITGYEGNLSELGRLLMQGSFSVWTEHKKGHAKVKDLARFKPMQRHLFLHEKALLFCKRREENGEGYEKAPSYSFKHSLSMSAVGITENAKGDNKKFEIWCNSREEVFIVQAPTPEIKTAWVNEIRKVLTQQLKACRDASQQKSSDSPVHTSNNSSISLSPFRSSNQKNQRKQEEKKAEPSPTSDVSSSSPKHKGWNKASLSVDASEENDGYSSGEDPMNSDTEDEVGKKLVPGKYTVVADCEKAGPQELSVKSGDVVQLIREGEEGQWFVKNLRSSKEGWVAAANLLSLISESKSSQSLSSSDGSVSGNLSTSSSCSETYTSYSDIKP encoded by the exons ATGACATTGTGCAGAAGGACGGTCCTCTGTGTGCAGCAGAAATCGGCTCTGAACTCCAGAAACAGTTTGCCATTCTGCCAG GGGGCCGCGGGATGAACGGCAGCCCCGTCATCGTCTTCCCAGAATTCCCGGAGTTCGGCGAGCTGGAGGAGGACGAGGTTCAAAGCGTCCTCAGCTACCTCACCAGCGTCCCCAG CGTTGCAGCATCAGGAGTGGGCTTCATCCTGGTCATCGACAGACGGCTGGACCGATGGGCCGCCGTCAGGGCCACCCTGCACCGCATCGCA GGTTCATTTCCGGGGAACTTACACTTGGTTCTGGTGCTGCGTCCCTCTGCTTTGTTCCAGCGGACTCTGTCGGACTTCCTGTTCAAGTTCAACAAGGATGAGTTCAAGATGAAG GTGGTGATGCTGAGTTCGGTGACTGAGCTCCATGCGTATATTGACCCTGGACAACTGACCACGGAGCTGGGAGGCACACAGGAATATTGCCATGAAAGCTGGATCTCACACCGCACC GCCATCGAGGCGTTCGCCCTTATGGTGAAGACCACGGCTCAGACGCTGCAGGCGTTCGGCACTGAGCTGGCAGAGACGGAGTTACCCAACGATGCCGAGGCCACCACCAACCTGCTGCACGTACACACCctgaagaaagacaaaatgaag GAGGACCTGCAGGTGGCGCTGTCTCAAGGAGGACGCTTACTGGAGTGTATTAACGAGCCTCTGCAGACTGACCCTGAATACAGCATGATGCATGATGAACTGGAGAACTTGGCTACCGTACAGAG ACTCCTTGGTCAGCTGGATGAAACAGAAACGGCCTTCGATGATTTCTGGGAGCGTCACCATACTAAGCTGGAGCAGTGTTTGCAGCTGCGTCATTTTGAGCAGCACTTCCGTGAA GTGCGCGCCCAGCTTGACGTGACGTCTGAGCGGCTGTCGGATTTCTCGGAGGTCAGCGTAAGCCCCGCCCACGCAGAGCACGTCCTCAGAGAGCTCAGCGGCCACGAGGACAAAGCCTGT GACGTGCTGGACCTGGCTCTGTCTCTGGCCAGCGAAGGCGACCGGCTGATCGAAAACTCCCACTACGCCGAGGACTCCATCAGGCCCAAGTGCAGCGAGCTGAGAGGAGTGTGTGAGGAGATCAGCTCCACCCTGAGGAGCAAGAAGGGCCTCCTGCTCAGAGCTCTGGAGCTCCACCACGCTCTGGAGAAG GCGTCGCGGTGGTGTGAGGACGGCATCTTCCTGCTGGCCAGCCAGCCGGTGGACCGTTGCCAGTCTCAGGACGGAGCTGAAGCGGCTCTGCATGAACTGGAGCAATACCTGGACACGGCGGCGCTGCACACCCTCGCCGACCGCAGCGCCATCTGCTGCCAGTACGAGGCGGTGTTCAACCCTCAGCTCAGG GACCAGGTGGAGAAAGTTTTCCAGAAGCAAAGCTCTGTCCAGGAGATGTTTGAGAAAAGACGCGTCAGCCTGAAGAAACTCGCCGCCAAACAGACAAGACCGGTCCAGCCAGTCGCTCCGAGACCTGAAGTCAAGTCTCCACAATCATCTCCCA ATCaagagagaaaggaaaggagataCTCTGCAGATAATGTAATCTGCAAAAAG GTGGAGTCTCCCCTACATAACGGTGGCACGAGACACGCTTCGctttcagaagaagaagaaaacctgGCAGTTCTGAGGCG tcatgTCATGAATGAGCTGCTGGAAACGGAGCGAGCGTacgtggaggagctgctgtgtgtgctgGAG GGCTACGCAGCAGAGATGGACAACCCCGCCATGGCTCACCTCATCCCCAGCAACCTGCACAGCAAGAAGGACGTTCTGTTCGGCAACATGTCCGAAATCTACCAGTTTCACAAGAG GACATTTCTAAAGGAACTTGAAGCGTACACTGACTGCCCAGAACTGGTGGGACGCTGCTTTTTAGAAAGG ATGAAGGACCTGCAGATCTACGAGGCGTACTGCCAGAACAAACCTCGCTCTGAGAGCTTGTGGAGACAGTGCTCGGACTGTGCCTTCTTCCAG GAGTGCCAGAAGAAGCTGGAGCATAAACTTGGTTTGGACTCCTACCTCCTAAAACCCGTCCAGAGAATCACCAAGTACCAGCTACTGCTAAAG GAGTTGCTGAAGTACAGTAAAGGCTGTGATGGTTGTGATGACCTCCAGGAAGCTCTCTCCTCCATCCTGGGTATCCTGAAAGCTGTAAACGACTCCATGCATCTCATTGCCATCACAGGATACGAG gGGAACCTGTCCGAGCTGGGTCGTCTGCTGATGCAGGGCTCCTTCAGCGTGTGGACGGAACATAAGAAAGGTCACGCCAAGGTCAAGGACCTGGCCAGGTTTAAGCCCATGCAGAGGCACCTATTCTTGCACGAGAAGGCCCTGCTCTTCTgcaagaggagggaggagaacgGGGAAGGCTACGAGAAAGCTCCGTCGTACAGCTTCAAACATTCCCTCAGC ATGAGTGCGGTGGGCATCACAGAGAACGCCAAAGGAGACAACAAGAAGTTTGAGATTTGGTGTAACTCCAGAGAAGAAGTTTTTATCGTCCAG GCTCCAACACCTGAGATTAAAACAGCGTGGGTGAACGAGATCCGCAAAGTTCTGACCCAGCAGCTCAAAGCCTGCAGAG ACGCCAGCCAGCAGAAAAGCTCCGACTCCCCGGTTCACACCAGCAACAACAGCTCCATCTCCCTCAG ccCGTTTCGTAGCAGCAATCAGAAGAACCAGAggaagcaggaggagaagaaggcaGAGCCGAGTCCCACCTCCGATGTCTCCTCGTCCTCGCCCAAACACAAAG GCTGGAACAAGGCGTCTCTCTCCGTGGATGCCTCAGAAGAGAACGACGGATACTCCAGCGGCGAGGATCCCATGAACTCCGACACCGAGGATGAAGTCGGGAAGAAGCTG GTTCCAGGAAAGTACACAGTGGTGGCGGACTGCGAGAAGGCGGGACCTCAAGAGCTGTCCGTCAAGAGCGGAGACGTGGTTCAGCTAAtcagagaaggagaggagggacAGTG GTTTGTGAAGAACCTCCGCAGCAGTAAGGAAGGCTGGGTGGCAGCAGCAAACCTCCTCAGCCTCATCTCAGAGTCCAAGTCGTCGCAATCACTCAGCAGCTCAG ATGGCAGCGTCTCTGGGAACCTCAGCACTTCTTCCAGCTGCAGTGAGACCTACACCAGCTACTCCGACATCAAACCCTGA